In Cyprinus carpio isolate SPL01 chromosome B7, ASM1834038v1, whole genome shotgun sequence, a genomic segment contains:
- the nedd8 gene encoding NEDD8, translating to MLIKVKTLTGKEIEIDIEPTDKVERIKERVEEKEGIPPQQQRLIYSGKQMNDEKTAADYKIQGGSVLHLVLALRGGRVHQHPSILLSSV from the exons ATGCTAATTAAAGTCAAG acactcaCTGGCAAAGAAATCGAGATCGACATCGAGCCCACAGACAAG GTGGAGAGAATAAAAGAGAGAGTGGAGGAGAAAGAGGGGATCCCACCCCAGCAACAGAGACTCATCTACAGCGGAAAACagat GAATGATGAGAAAACGGCAGCTGATTACAAGATCCAGGGTGGCTCTGTGCTGCATCTGGTTCTTGCACTGAGAGGTGGGCGGGTCCACCAGCATCCCAGCATCCTCCTCTCAtctgtgtga